The following proteins come from a genomic window of Miscanthus floridulus cultivar M001 chromosome 2, ASM1932011v1, whole genome shotgun sequence:
- the LOC136536345 gene encoding uncharacterized protein: MAIPNYTYLKLKMLGPNGVITVGSTFSHAYMCDREHYELTTAIINSIELLELRNSSTLAVPDRNEPTSLSAFHPTEETKAVGIDPTNPTKIVRIRTKLSAK, translated from the coding sequence atggccatccccaactatacctacctcaagttgaagatgctgggaccgaatggcgtcatcaccgtgggtagcaccttttcgcatgcctacatgtgcgaccgcgagcattacgagctcaccacGGCCATCATCAACTCCATTGAGCTCCTAGAGCTCAGGAATTCATCGACTCTAGCAGTCCCAGATCGCAATGAGCCGACCTCCTTGAGTGCCTTCCACCCAAcagaggaaaccaaggcggtgggaatcgaccccaccaacccGACTAAGATAGTACGGATCAGGACCaagctctcggccaaatag